A window of the Candidatus Rokuibacteriota bacterium genome harbors these coding sequences:
- a CDS encoding MFS transporter, whose translation MRLRFFYGWVVVAVVFVTMGVGVNARTAFSLLFPPILDEFGWDRGVTAGAFSFGFLVSAVLSPTLGRLMDRRGPRMVMEIGAGLMAAGLMLATLVRQPLHLYLTLGVLVGGGSVCLGYTGQALFLPNWFVRRRGLAMSLAFSGVGVGSIILLPWLQTLIGRSGWRAACWAMAILVLAILVPLNLLLKRRPEDIGLQPDGDASSHETTATQAANIVDPVWAAVDWTLGRAARTSRFWWLAVGYFGGLFAWYAVQVHQTKYLIEIGWSPTYAAWALGFVSLVAIPGQIALGHLSDRVGREWVWTVGSLGFAICYLALILMRETPTPALLWLMVVSQGALGYGLTSVVGAIPAEIFQGRHYGGIFGTLMLSAIAGGAAGPWVTGALYDATGSYTPAFWIAIGCSVVSAVAIWLAAPRKVRAVAGRVHLIR comes from the coding sequence TTTCTACGGCTGGGTCGTCGTGGCGGTCGTCTTCGTCACCATGGGCGTGGGCGTCAACGCGCGCACTGCCTTCTCGCTGCTCTTCCCGCCCATCCTCGACGAGTTCGGCTGGGATCGCGGCGTGACGGCCGGCGCCTTCTCCTTCGGCTTCCTCGTCTCGGCGGTCCTGAGCCCGACGCTCGGCCGGCTGATGGACCGCCGCGGTCCGCGGATGGTCATGGAGATCGGCGCGGGCCTCATGGCGGCCGGGTTGATGCTCGCCACGCTGGTGCGCCAGCCGTTGCACCTCTATCTCACGCTCGGCGTGCTGGTCGGCGGCGGCAGCGTCTGCCTGGGCTACACGGGGCAGGCGCTCTTCCTTCCCAACTGGTTCGTGCGCCGGCGAGGTCTCGCCATGAGCCTGGCTTTCTCCGGCGTGGGCGTGGGATCAATCATCCTGCTGCCCTGGCTGCAAACGTTGATCGGGCGCTCGGGCTGGCGCGCGGCGTGCTGGGCCATGGCCATCCTGGTGCTGGCGATCTTGGTGCCGCTCAACCTGCTGCTCAAGCGCCGGCCCGAGGACATCGGGCTCCAACCGGACGGCGACGCGTCATCGCATGAGACCACCGCCACCCAGGCGGCCAACATCGTGGACCCGGTGTGGGCGGCCGTGGACTGGACGCTCGGCCGCGCCGCGCGCACGTCGCGCTTCTGGTGGCTCGCGGTCGGCTACTTCGGCGGGCTCTTCGCCTGGTACGCGGTGCAGGTGCACCAGACGAAGTATTTGATCGAGATCGGCTGGAGCCCCACGTACGCGGCCTGGGCGCTCGGCTTCGTCAGCCTGGTCGCTATCCCGGGCCAGATCGCCCTCGGCCATCTCTCTGACCGCGTAGGACGAGAATGGGTGTGGACGGTGGGCAGTCTCGGTTTCGCCATCTGCTACCTGGCCCTGATCCTCATGCGTGAGACGCCGACGCCGGCCTTGCTCTGGCTCATGGTCGTGTCACAGGGCGCGCTCGGCTATGGGCTCACGTCGGTCGTCGGCGCCATTCCGGCCGAGATCTTCCAGGGGCGGCACTACGGCGGCATATTCGGCACGCTGATGCTGTCCGCGATCGCCGGCGGGGCCGCCGGTCCCTGGGTAACGGGCGCCCTGTACGATGCCACCGGCAGCTACACGCCGGCCTTCTGGATCGCGATCGGCTGCAGCGTGGTCTCGGCCGTAGCTATCTGGCTCGCCGCCCCGCGCAAGGTGCGCGCCGTCGCAGGACGCGTGCACCTGATACGGTAG